The stretch of DNA ACTTACCGCATTCTCAATCGATTTTTTAGTGATGATGTCCCGTGGGCGTAAGTTGTTCCTAATCGCTTCTACCAACACCAGGGCTGAATCATGTGCGCTAGCGACTTTCTCTGCATCTACGTTTGACATGGTTGAAGAGTAAGGCAAGCTCATGCCAAGAGCCTCAAACGAAGAACTCATGGTGTTGGCGGTATACATGCCGCCGCAAGAGCCGCTTCCTGGGCAAGCGTTTTGCTCTACGCCCTTAAGGTCCTCTTCTGTCATACGGCCAGAAGTAAACTCACCAACCGCTTCAAATGCAGAAACAATATTAAGTTCTTTTCCTTTAAAGTGTCCAGGCTTGATTGTTCCCCCATAGACATAAATACTGGGAACGTTTGTACGTGCCATAGCCATCATGCCGCCCGGCATATTTTTATCGCAGCCGCCGATGACGAGAACGCCGTCTTGCCACAGGCCGTTCACACAAGTTTCAATGCTATCTGCAATGACTTCACGTGATACGAGTGAATATTTCATGCCCTCTGTACCCATGCCGATACCATCGGATACAGTTGGAACGCCAAATAATTGCGCTTTTGCTCCAGCCGCTTCAAGAGCGCTTACTGCTGCATCAGCAAGTTTCTGAAGTCCACTATTGCAAGGAGTAATAGTGGCGTGACCATTGGCTACACCCACCATCGGCTTAGAAAAGTCCTTGTCTTCATACCCCATTGCGTAATACATCGAGCGATTAGGAGCACGTGCAACCCCTTCAGTGACATTGCGAGAGCGTTCGTTAAGGCGTTTCATGCGAGTGTGGACTCCAAAAAAGAATGATTTGAAAAGCTCTATTGTGCCGTGAGACAGTGAGATGTGCCCGGTTTATAAATAGCCTTCCGCTCGTTAAATGTTGCGGCGCAGTAAATTTGGATCTTTTTATTTTCAGGTAATCCTTTTTAAGTGATGGGTTATGGCCCTTAATTAGGATAAAGTCATGTTTATTCTGTAGTTGAGCGGCACCACCTCCTTATTTTAAATAATGGTTCTTATGAACAACAGTTCTCAGCCTTTAGAGATTCGCAAGGAAGCCTTTACTGCGGCTCGGATAAGCGCCGGCCTGAGTACAAAAGATCTTGGTGCATTGGCTTGCTTGTCAACTCGCCAAATTGAGCAAATTGAAAATGGTGAGAGCAGCTCTTTTTATGGGGCGCAGATTAAATATACTGCCGCCAAAAAAGTAGCAAAACTATTGAAGTTAAGCGAGGAAGATGCTTTTGAGTTTGGCCTCACTGATGTGATCCAAGCGGCCCCTGAAATTCAAAAGGAAATGAGTGAGCAGATTAAAACGGCTCAGTCTTCGCCGGATCTAAAAAAGCAAAATAAGAAAACTGCTTCGGAAATTCGTTTTAGCTCAGGGGTACCCCGAGCACAAGCAAGTCGTAAAAAGAAGTTTTTTTTGGGCTTCAGCCTGCTTGCCGTTATAGTTTTCTCGGTCATTAATCTGCGTCCACTATTCTTTGCAGATAAGCCCGAAGAAATCCTGCTGGTAAAGGAGGGGGTTGAGATTGCTCCGGTAGTGCCAGCAGATTCTGCTCCCCTAATTATTGCCCCACCAATGACGGTATCAGGCACTCCAAGCGAGACTTCAATTGCTTGCCCGGCAGAGGAGGGGATTTTGAGCTTTAAGCCTGAGTCGCCACGCAAAGTGGCTGATATGGTACATATTCAGGTGAAGAGCGCGCAAACCGTGTGTGTGGTTGATGCTTCGGGAAAAATACAAAACAAAACAGTTGAGCCGGGTGCAGGTACGTCGTTTTTTGGTAGACCACCATTTAAGGTGCTAACAAACGGAATTGCTCAGGTAGACATTTATTTTCAGGGGGCTAAGGTGCGCCCGGTGAACCCAAATATTAAAACACTCATTCTTGAAGCAGCTGCAGTAGCTGCTTCACCTACCGATAGGTCGGATTCTCAGTTTCGCTAAGATCTGCGATTCACTAAGCTTTTATACAGCGGACTCGTTGGTTTCGCCAGTACGAATCCGGATCGCTTGCTCTATTGGACTGACGAAGATCTTGCCATCACCAATCTTGCCAGTGTGGGCTGACTTAACAATGGCCTCGATCACAGCATCAACCCGATCCGTTGCCACTACTACCTCAACTTTTACCTTTGGCAAAAAGTCGACTACATACTCAGCGCCACGATATAACTCAGTGTGCCCCTTTTGACGTCCAAATCCCTTAACCTCGGTAACAGTGAGTCCGGTAACACCCAAATCACCAAGGGCTTCGCGAACTTCATCTAATTTAAACGGCTTAATAATGCAGGTAATGAGTTTCATGGCTTTCCTTCGATATAGTCTCTAGAACAATCATACTGATAAATTGATTGGGCGGCTTATGCAGCGCTTAAGTGCTGCTGAAGTGCTGCTTTAAGGATAACCCTAAGGACCCCTAGACCCCTAGGCTCTAAATTTCGAGGTGATGGGATAGCGCCAGTCGCGCCCAAATGCACGGGTGGTAACTCGAACTCCTGGGGGTGCCTGACGGCGTTTATATTCATTCAGTTTTATGAGACGGGTGACCTTTTCAACGCTCTCCACATCAAAGCCAGCGGCAATCATTTGAGCAATGGATTGATTTTGTTCCATGTATCGCTCC from Polynucleobacter sp. TUM22923 encodes:
- a CDS encoding helix-turn-helix domain-containing protein — its product is MNNSSQPLEIRKEAFTAARISAGLSTKDLGALACLSTRQIEQIENGESSSFYGAQIKYTAAKKVAKLLKLSEEDAFEFGLTDVIQAAPEIQKEMSEQIKTAQSSPDLKKQNKKTASEIRFSSGVPRAQASRKKKFFLGFSLLAVIVFSVINLRPLFFADKPEEILLVKEGVEIAPVVPADSAPLIIAPPMTVSGTPSETSIACPAEEGILSFKPESPRKVADMVHIQVKSAQTVCVVDASGKIQNKTVEPGAGTSFFGRPPFKVLTNGIAQVDIYFQGAKVRPVNPNIKTLILEAAAVAASPTDRSDSQFR
- the glnK gene encoding P-II family nitrogen regulator produces the protein MKLITCIIKPFKLDEVREALGDLGVTGLTVTEVKGFGRQKGHTELYRGAEYVVDFLPKVKVEVVVATDRVDAVIEAIVKSAHTGKIGDGKIFVSPIEQAIRIRTGETNESAV